From Allofrancisella guangzhouensis, a single genomic window includes:
- a CDS encoding proline--tRNA ligase codes for MKASQTLIATTKELPKEAVLISHQYMLKAGLIKKLASGVYTWLPIGLKVLQKIQNIVRQEMDKSGASELLLPSVLPSELLQETHRWDKFGAELLKLKDRHDRDFCYGPTHEEPIVDMARDIIKSYKQLPLNLYQIQTKFRDEIRPRFGVMRAREFIMKDAYSFHENSQCLHTTYQKMYQTYCNILDKIGLEYRPVKADTGAIGGDNSHEFQVLANAGEDIICYSTCSDYAANIELATYAKPDFSRKKTSKNHIKKIHTPNIKTIESLCNNMNFDRKQTVKTMLIRDARNNFFALVVRGDHELNETKINRLEQVVAPYTLATKEEIFSIFNANAGSLGIYNCPIPIIADYSAVAITDLCCGANEDDYHLINVDWDRDVINYQVADIRNVVAGDISPDGRGTLELTNGIEVGHIFELEDIYSKPMNANIIGQDGKSKPMLMGCYGFGVSRVIAATIEQSHDDKGIIWPETIAPFQVVILPINYNKSEKVKRVSDNLYQDLITNGIDVLLDDRGNRPGVMFADADLIGYSHHIIIGDRLFEQGLIEYKNRKTQEKQEITIKQLKEILKV; via the coding sequence ATGAAAGCATCTCAAACCCTTATTGCTACTACAAAAGAGCTACCTAAAGAAGCTGTGCTTATTAGTCACCAGTATATGTTAAAAGCTGGTCTAATTAAAAAATTGGCTTCTGGGGTATATACTTGGTTACCTATTGGACTAAAAGTACTACAAAAAATCCAAAATATTGTTCGTCAAGAAATGGATAAATCAGGAGCTAGTGAGTTACTATTACCAAGTGTTTTACCTTCTGAACTTTTACAAGAAACTCACCGTTGGGATAAGTTTGGTGCTGAACTTCTAAAATTAAAAGATAGACATGATAGAGATTTTTGCTATGGTCCAACCCATGAAGAGCCAATTGTAGACATGGCTAGAGATATTATCAAAAGCTATAAACAACTACCTCTAAACCTGTATCAAATCCAAACAAAATTTAGAGATGAAATCCGTCCTCGCTTTGGAGTTATGCGTGCACGTGAATTCATTATGAAAGATGCTTACTCTTTTCATGAAAACAGTCAATGCTTACATACCACTTACCAGAAAATGTATCAAACTTACTGTAATATATTGGACAAAATCGGTCTAGAATATCGCCCCGTAAAAGCAGATACGGGTGCTATAGGTGGTGATAACAGCCATGAATTTCAAGTCCTAGCAAATGCTGGAGAAGATATTATTTGCTATAGCACCTGCAGCGATTATGCGGCAAATATTGAATTAGCGACTTACGCAAAGCCAGATTTTAGTAGAAAAAAGACCTCTAAAAACCATATAAAAAAAATTCATACCCCAAATATCAAAACTATTGAAAGCCTTTGTAACAATATGAATTTTGATAGAAAACAGACCGTAAAAACCATGCTGATAAGGGATGCTAGAAACAATTTCTTTGCGCTAGTTGTACGTGGTGATCATGAGCTTAACGAAACTAAAATCAATAGACTAGAACAAGTAGTAGCACCGTATACTTTAGCTACAAAAGAAGAAATTTTCTCAATTTTTAATGCTAATGCTGGTTCGCTTGGTATATATAACTGCCCTATTCCCATAATTGCTGATTATAGTGCTGTGGCAATTACAGATCTATGTTGTGGTGCAAATGAGGATGATTATCATCTTATAAATGTAGATTGGGATAGAGATGTAATAAACTATCAGGTTGCTGATATTAGAAATGTAGTTGCTGGGGATATTTCACCGGACGGTAGGGGTACTTTAGAATTAACCAATGGCATAGAAGTTGGCCATATTTTTGAGCTTGAGGATATTTATTCTAAACCGATGAATGCTAATATTATTGGCCAAGATGGTAAATCTAAGCCTATGCTAATGGGTTGTTATGGATTTGGTGTGTCTCGTGTTATTGCTGCGACAATAGAACAGTCCCACGATGATAAAGGGATTATCTGGCCAGAGACTATAGCACCATTTCAAGTAGTTATACTACCAATTAATTACAACAAATCCGAGAAGGTAAAGAGAGTTTCTGACAATCTTTATCAAGATTTAATTACTAATGGTATAGATGTACTCTTAGATGATCGCGGTAATCGTCCAGGTGTGATGTTTGCTGATGCTGATTTGATTGGTTATTCTCATCATATAATAATTGGTGATAGGCTTTTTGAGCAAGGTTTAATTGAATATAAAAACCGTAAAACCCAAGAAAAACAAGAAATTACTATTAAACAATTAAAAGAAATCTTAAAGGTCTAA
- a CDS encoding IS30 family transposase: MAHRHLTLSDRYYIENLLKLGYLEAAIANKIGFSKTAVINELKRNKVGKSYSAEIAHKLYCSRRKSNNHKLTNEVKKLIIALLKKKISPELICGRLKHEGIAKLSFKAVYNFIQRHNLKQLLFFKGRRYKYKKEGSSNQGKIKDRVNISQRPKAANDRKELYHFEGDTIVGKDHKGAILTMVDRVSRFTILGKAKDRTASSINQILYRASNGNKITTATFDNGKEFAKHKNLSNKTGIKVFFADAYSPWQRGTNENMNRYIRQFIPKGTDFSNISHQYLRKLQIDLNNRPKKCLNYLTPNEVHFGISINIETTI; encoded by the coding sequence ATGGCACATAGACATTTAACTCTTTCAGATAGATATTATATAGAAAATTTACTTAAATTAGGATACTTAGAAGCAGCAATAGCTAATAAAATAGGATTTAGTAAAACAGCTGTTATAAATGAACTTAAAAGGAATAAAGTAGGTAAAAGTTATTCTGCAGAGATAGCCCATAAGTTGTATTGTAGTCGTAGAAAGTCAAATAATCATAAACTTACTAATGAAGTTAAAAAGCTGATAATAGCTTTACTCAAAAAGAAAATATCACCGGAGTTAATTTGTGGTAGATTAAAGCATGAAGGTATAGCTAAGCTAAGTTTTAAAGCTGTTTATAACTTTATACAAAGACATAACCTTAAACAGTTATTATTCTTCAAAGGTAGGCGTTACAAATACAAAAAAGAAGGCTCCTCAAATCAAGGTAAGATAAAGGATAGAGTCAACATATCACAAAGGCCTAAAGCAGCTAATGATAGAAAAGAGCTGTATCATTTTGAAGGTGATACTATAGTCGGTAAAGATCATAAAGGAGCTATTTTGACTATGGTAGATAGAGTTAGTAGATTCACAATTCTAGGCAAAGCTAAAGATAGAACAGCTAGTTCAATTAACCAAATTTTATACAGAGCATCAAATGGTAATAAAATTACCACAGCTACTTTTGATAATGGTAAAGAGTTTGCTAAACACAAAAATTTATCAAATAAAACTGGTATTAAAGTATTCTTTGCAGATGCATATAGTCCATGGCAAAGAGGTACAAATGAAAACATGAATAGGTATATCAGACAATTTATTCCTAAAGGTACTGATTTTAGTAATATCTCTCATCAGTATCTTAGAAAGTTGCAAATTGACTTGAATAATAGACCTAAAAAATGTTTAAATTATTTAACACCTAATGAGGTACATTTCGGAATCAGTATAAACATTGAGACTACAATCTAG
- a CDS encoding ankyrin repeat domain-containing protein: protein MFSVYRETIFREKLINYREYVINILNKYINNSANKIYKTSAKNILNQLEASIDSASIIFRESERLQKEYNFMQSYYDNNKYLSLPIHKVEYPKVISSLCRSFEMIYTNEIIGDSDYYKNVILRDILNNTCCVNTNILYIACLYGHIEIVIELLKHPRIDVNRTTAGVTPLCIACGRSHAEVVIELLKHPRIDVNKTTNAGTTPLYAACVRGHTEVVIELLKHSRIDVNKATNAGVTPLYIACERGHTEVVIELLKHPRIDVNRTTAGATPFYIACERGHTEVVELLLKQRSLATDDSSVASYFIGGCSMSSNNQILDSLKIHFWKHNINTPCNFRQENGTVESLTPLIQGCRFINNRSIKWLLNNYRELNNATIFENMCALRWYQTKKNKRLRYDIDIEKRLKLLLK from the coding sequence ATGTTTAGTGTGTACAGAGAAACTATTTTTAGAGAAAAACTTATAAATTATAGAGAGTATGTTATTAATATTCTAAATAAATATATAAATAATAGTGCTAATAAAATTTACAAAACAAGTGCTAAGAATATCCTAAATCAGCTGGAGGCTAGTATTGATAGTGCTTCAATTATATTTAGAGAAAGTGAAAGGTTGCAAAAAGAATATAATTTTATGCAATCTTACTATGATAATAATAAATACCTTTCATTACCAATACATAAGGTTGAATACCCTAAAGTTATTAGTAGCTTATGTCGAAGTTTTGAAATGATTTATACTAATGAAATTATAGGCGATAGTGATTATTATAAAAATGTTATATTGAGAGATATTTTAAATAATACCTGCTGTGTTAATACTAATATATTATACATAGCTTGTCTCTATGGTCATATAGAAATAGTTATTGAGCTATTGAAACATCCTAGGATTGATGTGAACAGAACTACAGCTGGCGTAACCCCTTTATGTATAGCCTGTGGAAGAAGTCATGCAGAAGTAGTTATTGAGCTATTGAAACATCCTAGGATTGATGTAAACAAAACTACGAATGCTGGCACAACCCCTTTATATGCAGCCTGTGTAAGAGGTCATACAGAAGTAGTTATTGAGCTATTGAAACATTCTAGGATTGATGTAAACAAAGCTACGAATGCTGGCGTAACCCCTTTATATATAGCCTGTGAAAGAGGTCATACAGAAGTAGTTATTGAGCTATTGAAACATCCCAGGATTGATGTGAACAGAACTACAGCTGGCGCAACCCCTTTCTATATAGCCTGTGAAAGAGGTCATACAGAAGTAGTTGAGTTACTATTGAAGCAACGTTCGTTAGCAACTGATGACAGTTCTGTCGCCAGTTATTTTATAGGAGGGTGTAGTATGAGTTCAAATAATCAAATCTTAGATTCTTTAAAAATCCATTTTTGGAAGCATAACATTAACACTCCATGTAATTTTCGACAAGAAAATGGGACTGTAGAATCCTTAACTCCTTTAATACAAGGGTGTCGTTTTATAAATAATAGAAGTATTAAATGGCTTTTAAATAATTATAGAGAATTAAACAATGCTACGATTTTTGAAAATATGTGTGCATTAAGATGGTACCAAACTAAAAAAAACAAGAGATTGCGTTATGATATAGATATAGAAAAAAGATTGAAGTTATTATTGAAGTAA
- a CDS encoding SufE family protein, whose translation MQNQVTQRQQNLIEELSFFEDWEDKYDYIISLGKQLPPFSEEKKVQQNLVKGCQSQVWFDSNIINDRLHFIAASDALIVSGLIGLLLRVYNDSKPSDILQSTTDFIKEIGFGSNLSATRANGLKSMLDYIYSQAFKYQ comes from the coding sequence ATGCAAAATCAAGTTACTCAAAGACAACAAAATTTAATTGAAGAATTATCTTTTTTCGAAGACTGGGAAGATAAGTATGATTATATAATATCTCTAGGTAAGCAATTACCACCTTTTTCGGAAGAGAAAAAAGTGCAACAAAACCTAGTTAAAGGATGTCAATCGCAAGTTTGGTTTGATAGTAATATAATAAATGATAGATTACATTTTATAGCGGCAAGTGATGCTTTGATAGTCTCTGGCCTGATAGGGTTACTCCTTAGAGTTTATAACGATTCAAAGCCTAGTGATATATTACAATCAACCACAGACTTTATAAAAGAGATAGGCTTTGGTAGTAATTTGAGTGCTACTAGAGCAAATGGACTCAAGTCCATGTTAGACTATATATATTCACAGGCATTTAAATACCAGTAA
- a CDS encoding uroporphyrinogen-III synthase, translating into MDILIARPYDDAKQLAELFEASGLSVGILPSIKIVHKKINLKIENFTDFAFTSKYAVESLFRQYLPATFVDKSIYSVGATTANYLRNFSLNAKYPNEYNSRELFKLISEQSLSDRKFAIFSGVDGNDYLEKEINKHTICQKFETYERAFESKEFLHTKYLKLWRGKQPKFVITTSIDVFKSLNRIFEKIPAPNDSIVTITSTKMLKFVYSQGFYKTLELENPSNEHICAKILQHIEANDYVSREK; encoded by the coding sequence ATGGATATATTAATTGCTCGCCCATACGATGATGCTAAGCAACTTGCTGAATTATTTGAGGCTAGTGGTTTATCAGTGGGTATATTGCCATCTATAAAAATAGTGCATAAAAAAATAAATCTTAAAATTGAAAATTTCACTGATTTTGCATTTACAAGTAAGTATGCAGTAGAAAGCTTATTTAGGCAATATTTGCCAGCTACTTTCGTCGATAAGTCGATATACAGTGTTGGTGCTACTACAGCAAACTACCTTAGAAACTTTAGCCTTAATGCAAAATACCCAAATGAATATAACTCAAGGGAACTGTTTAAGCTTATTTCAGAGCAGAGCTTATCTGATAGGAAGTTTGCTATTTTTTCAGGTGTTGATGGTAATGATTATTTAGAAAAAGAAATAAATAAACACACAATCTGTCAAAAGTTTGAAACTTATGAACGTGCTTTTGAGAGTAAAGAATTTTTACACACTAAGTATTTAAAGTTGTGGCGGGGTAAACAGCCTAAGTTTGTAATAACAACAAGTATTGATGTATTTAAATCTTTAAATAGAATTTTTGAAAAAATACCTGCACCGAACGATAGTATAGTTACTATAACAAGCACAAAAATGCTAAAATTTGTTTATTCACAAGGTTTTTATAAAACCTTAGAACTTGAAAACCCGAGTAATGAGCATATTTGTGCAAAAATACTACAACATATAGAGGCTAATGATTATGTCAGTAGAGAAAAATAA
- a CDS encoding MBL fold metallo-hydrolase yields MLIKRWFLDNNLRNYQYLLYDQQNAIVVDPLKSDLFSDFITDNNLNLKAILITHKHADHIAGVKKLKQGFPTAKIYAYVSNDLFEPDLYVKDNDYIDLEFTKFRVLYTPGHISDHVSFLFNEEKVLFCGDTLFNAGVGGVHAQSANINQLYDSVVKITKLDDDIKVYPAHDYWKNNLDFALSVLPDDSYFNHYKSQVVRLEAEDKPILDLAEERKLNIFIRSIDDKALQRALPEYKLGREMFIKLRELKNNF; encoded by the coding sequence ATGTTAATTAAAAGGTGGTTTTTGGATAACAATTTACGAAATTATCAATATTTATTGTATGATCAACAAAACGCTATAGTAGTTGATCCTTTAAAATCAGATCTTTTCAGTGATTTTATTACTGATAACAACCTTAATCTAAAAGCTATACTAATAACCCATAAACACGCCGACCACATCGCAGGTGTCAAAAAACTTAAGCAGGGTTTTCCAACTGCTAAAATATATGCTTATGTGAGTAACGATTTATTTGAGCCGGATCTTTATGTCAAAGATAATGACTATATAGACCTTGAGTTCACTAAGTTTAGAGTGTTATACACTCCGGGCCATATATCTGACCATGTGAGTTTTTTGTTTAATGAAGAAAAAGTTCTTTTCTGCGGAGATACCTTATTTAATGCAGGGGTTGGTGGCGTACATGCGCAATCAGCAAATATTAATCAGCTGTATGATTCTGTTGTTAAGATAACTAAATTAGATGATGATATAAAAGTATATCCAGCTCATGATTATTGGAAAAATAATTTAGATTTTGCATTAAGTGTTCTTCCGGATGATAGTTATTTTAATCATTACAAAAGTCAAGTTGTAAGGCTTGAAGCTGAAGATAAGCCAATATTAGATTTAGCAGAAGAGAGAAAACTTAATATCTTTATTCGGTCTATAGATGATAAAGCTCTTCAAAGAGCATTACCAGAGTATAAATTAGGTAGAGAGATGTTTATTAAGCTAAGAGAATTAAAAAATAATTTTTAG
- a CDS encoding SPOR domain-containing protein — MKDLSRLNIPQKPKDSLGQTQKPITSNTRRKKIIVLAIVSLLSIAVASKIINKHLKKQKNQEETQIETNTTVQQKQKDTNEQVDSKRKTNLKNDNNDMVFTFYDNLKNESVVIDAKPQAQRAQYNYTYVYQIASFRNMNETTYYVKKMKEAGLEPKFEHVGNWIRMYIGPYNSTRAMAPDIIKLQRIGLNGGFTREISKTKIELKEDDSNKSKETTKEPS; from the coding sequence ATGAAAGATCTCTCTAGACTGAATATTCCCCAAAAACCAAAGGACTCTTTAGGGCAAACACAAAAACCTATCACGTCCAACACGAGAAGAAAAAAAATTATTGTTTTAGCTATTGTTAGTTTACTAAGCATTGCTGTTGCTTCTAAAATTATAAACAAACATCTCAAAAAACAAAAAAACCAAGAAGAAACTCAAATTGAGACTAACACTACTGTCCAACAAAAACAAAAAGATACTAATGAGCAAGTAGATAGCAAACGAAAAACCAACCTAAAAAATGATAATAATGATATGGTTTTTACATTTTACGATAATTTAAAAAACGAAAGTGTAGTGATAGATGCTAAACCTCAAGCACAAAGAGCCCAATATAACTACACCTATGTATACCAAATAGCATCATTTAGAAATATGAATGAAACTACTTACTACGTTAAGAAAATGAAAGAGGCTGGTCTTGAACCTAAATTTGAGCATGTAGGAAATTGGATTAGAATGTATATTGGTCCTTATAATAGTACTAGAGCTATGGCACCAGATATTATTAAACTCCAACGGATTGGTTTAAATGGAGGCTTTACTAGAGAAATAAGTAAAACAAAAATCGAACTTAAAGAAGATGACAGCAATAAATCTAAAGAAACTACAAAAGAGCCAAGCTAA
- a CDS encoding FeoA domain-containing protein, with amino-acid sequence MSFKKNDTFVVCGFSDNCPKAFRDKIIAMGVIEGQQMKVINKSVLGGPIAFETNCGIFSLRKKDLEFLKLEKLG; translated from the coding sequence ATGAGTTTTAAGAAAAATGATACGTTTGTAGTTTGCGGGTTTAGTGATAATTGTCCAAAAGCATTTAGGGATAAAATAATAGCAATGGGCGTGATAGAAGGGCAGCAAATGAAAGTTATAAATAAATCAGTTCTAGGTGGACCTATAGCTTTTGAGACAAATTGTGGCATATTTTCGTTACGAAAAAAAGATTTAGAATTTTTAAAGTTGGAAAAACTAGGTTAA
- a CDS encoding IS701 family transposase encodes MDKDLLDIYTDYLISQTKYATATKLSDILDQEVSHDKITRFLSKSDLTSLEFWKYIKPLVRKHNSEYDVLCLDDTIGEKPSTDENDIVCWHHSHAKGVHVKGINIVSCMLSTSNLSIPIDYEIVKKDERYYDEKDKRYKRRSKVTKNQMFQNMINRAVINHVKFKYILADSWFCSKDNMNFIHHTLSKKFILGMKSNRVVALSDYARKSKDFIKLSELDIADGESLKIWLKDMNFPVLLTKKIFINENGTKGILYLVTNDLEIDSNQLYHDYQKRWQIEVYHKSIKQNTSLSAPPTKVEKTQRNHIFCSLVAFCKLEMLKIKTSLNHFALKYKLLVRSNAIALKQLYEIRNS; translated from the coding sequence ATGGACAAGGATTTACTAGATATATACACAGATTATCTTATAAGCCAAACTAAGTATGCTACGGCTACAAAATTATCAGATATATTAGATCAAGAAGTATCACATGACAAAATAACAAGGTTTTTAAGTAAGTCAGATTTAACAAGCTTAGAATTTTGGAAATATATAAAGCCTTTGGTTAGAAAACATAACAGCGAATACGATGTTCTTTGTTTGGATGATACAATTGGTGAAAAGCCAAGTACAGATGAAAATGATATAGTCTGTTGGCATCACTCTCATGCTAAAGGTGTTCATGTAAAGGGTATTAATATAGTCTCATGTATGCTTAGTACATCAAACTTATCTATTCCTATAGACTATGAGATAGTGAAAAAGGATGAGCGATATTATGATGAAAAAGATAAACGCTATAAAAGAAGATCTAAAGTTACTAAAAACCAAATGTTTCAAAACATGATAAATCGAGCAGTTATTAATCATGTTAAGTTTAAATATATTTTGGCAGATAGCTGGTTTTGCTCTAAAGATAATATGAATTTTATACATCACACATTATCGAAGAAATTCATACTTGGTATGAAGTCAAATAGAGTTGTTGCCTTGAGTGATTATGCTAGAAAGAGTAAGGATTTTATTAAACTCTCTGAACTTGATATTGCTGATGGAGAATCTTTAAAGATATGGCTTAAAGATATGAATTTCCCTGTACTTTTAACAAAAAAGATTTTCATAAACGAGAACGGTACAAAAGGAATTTTATACCTTGTAACAAATGATTTAGAAATAGATTCTAATCAGTTATATCATGACTATCAAAAAAGATGGCAAATAGAGGTTTATCATAAATCAATTAAGCAAAATACTTCTTTATCAGCACCACCAACTAAAGTTGAGAAAACTCAAAGAAATCATATTTTTTGCTCATTAGTAGCTTTTTGTAAACTAGAAATGCTCAAGATAAAAACTTCACTAAACCACTTCGCTCTGAAATATAAGCTCTTGGTTAGATCTAATGCTATTGCTCTTAAGCAACTATATGAAATTAGAAATTCATAA
- a CDS encoding phage tail tube protein, giving the protein MSSNKNGLIGYVKETVEGVTPTNPEIKILQVIPEGTTINNEPITIESELRTSGRRANGSEQVGLNVSSNIESELKFGSHKEFIGAVLCNDWVEQNRSAITTISGIDIIVTDNTGFAVDDVVGCKGSKAVITAVDVDGVTITVDTALANAEVDLDLVKVGVQADASDVNTLADGIDSTLLDYTSLGLANGVHIKLSGFATEANNNYVRVRNIATNKLTLDNLPTGWNAGETGTIQILWGDYVIDGDIRKSYTLHQKIDTNPISYEYSSGHSLNTMNLALDTASKINTTFTTIGKTAEEFVTSKKSGQTEVALYNSNIMNTSSNIGRLFINGLELGGTNYVSSMNIEVNNNIEGKGAIGYYYNVQTSFGDMAITGNITMLLNDISIVNAIRNGTIFGVLSVFARNGQAQIFDVPAIKLNSETIGNDGNDVTISSDYSALPHEYMQHMAVFQEIEAY; this is encoded by the coding sequence TTGAGTAGCAACAAAAATGGCTTAATAGGTTATGTCAAAGAAACGGTTGAGGGAGTTACTCCTACAAATCCGGAAATTAAAATACTTCAAGTAATTCCTGAAGGCACAACTATTAACAATGAACCAATAACTATAGAAAGTGAATTAAGAACATCTGGAAGACGTGCTAATGGTTCAGAGCAGGTAGGCCTAAATGTATCTTCTAATATTGAATCAGAATTAAAGTTTGGCTCGCATAAAGAGTTCATTGGGGCAGTATTATGTAATGACTGGGTCGAGCAAAATAGATCGGCTATAACAACTATCAGTGGAATAGATATTATTGTTACTGATAATACTGGCTTTGCTGTTGATGATGTTGTTGGTTGCAAAGGTTCAAAAGCTGTTATTACAGCTGTTGATGTTGACGGTGTAACAATCACAGTTGATACAGCTCTAGCTAATGCTGAGGTTGATTTAGATCTTGTCAAAGTTGGTGTACAAGCTGATGCTAGTGATGTGAATACTTTAGCTGATGGTATAGATAGTACATTGCTTGATTATACATCTTTGGGCTTAGCTAATGGTGTACATATTAAATTATCGGGCTTTGCTACAGAAGCTAATAATAATTATGTTAGGGTTAGAAATATAGCAACTAATAAGCTTACTCTTGATAATCTTCCTACTGGCTGGAATGCTGGAGAAACTGGAACTATTCAAATTCTATGGGGTGATTACGTTATTGATGGCGATATTAGAAAGTCTTATACGTTACACCAAAAAATAGATACTAACCCTATATCTTATGAATATAGCTCTGGACATAGCCTTAATACTATGAACTTAGCTTTAGATACAGCATCTAAAATTAATACTACATTTACAACTATAGGAAAGACCGCTGAAGAGTTTGTTACTTCTAAAAAATCAGGTCAAACAGAGGTAGCGTTATATAACTCTAACATTATGAATACATCTAGTAATATCGGGCGCTTATTCATTAATGGTTTAGAGCTTGGCGGTACTAACTATGTATCTTCTATGAATATCGAGGTTAACAATAATATAGAAGGCAAAGGAGCTATTGGCTACTACTACAATGTCCAAACATCTTTTGGCGATATGGCTATCACTGGCAATATCACAATGCTACTTAATGATATATCAATTGTTAATGCTATACGTAATGGGACCATTTTTGGTGTTTTAAGTGTATTTGCTAGAAATGGTCAAGCTCAAATATTTGATGTACCAGCTATTAAGCTTAATAGTGAAACCATCGGTAATGATGGCAATGATGTGACTATCTCTAGTGATTATTCAGCGTTACCACATGAATATATGCAACACATGGCAGTTTTTCAGGAAATAGAGGCTTACTAG
- a CDS encoding DUF2442 domain-containing protein codes for MHKVIDVKPLEDYTILLTFENNKKKFDVKPYLKNFFKQLENKEYFKTDSLYEESRELN; via the coding sequence ATGCATAAAGTAATAGATGTGAAGCCTTTAGAAGATTACACAATCCTATTAACATTTGAGAATAATAAAAAAAAATTTGACGTTAAACCATACCTGAAAAACTTCTTTAAACAATTGGAAAATAAGGAATATTTCAAAACAGATAGCCTATATGAAGAATCTAGAGAACTAAACTAG
- a CDS encoding virulence factor, which produces MYAITFDIDTNCLNQQYSQDKYNNAYSEVRRFLEANNFTWQQGSTYFGNDNINAVTCVTVVQRMAIKFPWFSACVKDIRMLRIEENNDLLPAIKDILS; this is translated from the coding sequence ATGTATGCAATAACTTTTGATATAGACACGAACTGTCTAAATCAACAATATTCGCAGGATAAGTACAACAATGCTTATAGTGAGGTCAGAAGGTTTTTAGAGGCTAATAATTTCACGTGGCAACAAGGAAGTACATATTTTGGAAATGATAATATAAATGCTGTTACTTGTGTTACTGTAGTACAAAGAATGGCTATTAAATTCCCCTGGTTCTCTGCATGCGTAAAAGACATTAGAATGCTAAGGATAGAAGAAAATAACGATCTATTACCAGCAATTAAGGACATATTAAGTTGA